A window of Cygnus atratus isolate AKBS03 ecotype Queensland, Australia chromosome 24, CAtr_DNAZoo_HiC_assembly, whole genome shotgun sequence contains these coding sequences:
- the DYRK3 gene encoding dual specificity tyrosine-phosphorylation-regulated kinase 3 isoform X1 yields the protein MLLGRKPEAPLGAARFGDGLYDSYMRIDQIRYQESTNEEQSSSGLPSLGRSNVCSNKLAMKDHPLTGSQVKVEQLFEDSGNRRSSALQSAGITGSERSLPSLAKDKSIESLSTSKGGVSSSKAHKAISQAPEQAVKQYKHQLSAYEQQEIFNFSEIYFVGPAAKKRQGVIGGPNNGGYDDDQGSYIHVPHDHLAYRYEVLKIIGKGSFGQVAKVYDHKLHQHLALKMVRNEKRFHRQAAEEIRILEHLKKQDKTGSMNVIHMLESFTFRNHICMTFELLSMNLYELIKRNKFQGFSIQLVRKFAHSILQCLDALYRNKIIHCDLKPENILLKQQGRSGIKVIDFGSSCFEHQRVYTYIQSRFYRAPEVILGSRYGMPIDMWSFGCILVELLTGYPLFPGEDEGDQLACMMELLGMPPQKLLDQSKRAKNFINSKGHPRYCTVTTHADGRVTLNGSRSRRGKIRGAPGNKDWVTALKGCDDPLFIEFLKECLSWDPSARMTPSQALRHPWICKRTPKPPSTDKTSSKRISSYTSSFTGIGSKLPPVVGVANKLRANLTSDSSGSIPLCTVLPKLVS from the exons atgctgctgggcaggaagCCGGAGGCGCCCCTCGGGGCAg CCAGGTTTGGAGACGGATTATATGATTCCTATATGAGGATAGATCAGATCAGGTACCAAGAGTCTACAAATGAAGAACAAAGCTCCTCAGGACTTCCTTCCCTTGGAAGATCAAAT GTTTGTAGCAACAAACTTGCAATGAAGGATCACCCTCTGACTGGAAGTCAGGTCAAAGTGGAGCAATTATTCGAGGACTCTGGTAACAGAAGGAGTAGTGCTCTTCAGTCTGCAGGAATTACTGGTTCAGAAAGATCTCTTCCTTCCCTGGCAAAAGATAAGAGTATAGAGAGCTTAAGCACTTCTAAAGGTGGTGTTAGTTCCTCAAAAGCACACAAAGCCATTTCCCAAGCTCCAGAGCAAGCTGTCAAACAGTACAAACATCAATTATCTGCTTATGAGCAACAAGAGATATTCAATTTTTCCGAAATTTACTTTGTGGGTCCAGCTGCGAAAAAGAGGCAAGGAGTAATTGGTGGTCCCAACAATGGAGGCTACGACGATGACCAAGGCAGCTACATTCACGTGCCCCACGACCATCTTGCTTACAGGTATGAAGTGCTCAAAATCATTGGCAAGGGCAGTTTTGGACAAGTTGCTAAAGTCTACGATCACAAACTCCACCAACACTTAGCCTTAAAGATGGTTCGCAATGAGAAGAGATTCCATCGCCAAGCAGCGGAAGAAATCCGGATTCTGGAGCACCTGAAGAAGCAGGATAAAACTGGCAGCATGAATGTTATTCACATGCTGGAGAGCTTCACCTTTCGGAACCACATCTGTATGACTTTTGAACTCTTGAGTATGAACCTGTATGAgctgattaaaagaaataagtttCAGGGCTTCAGCATCCAGCTGGTACGCAAGTTTGCTCACTCGATACTGCAGTGCTTGGATGCTCTTTATAGGAACAAAATCATACACTGTGACTTGAAGCCAGAAAATATCCTCCTAAAACAGCAAGGGAGGAGCGGAATCAAGGTCATAGATTTTGGGTCCAGCTGTTTTGAGCACCAAAGAGTCTACACGTACATTCAGTCTCGATTTTATCGAGCACCAGAGGTAATCCTAGGAAGCCGCTATGGGATGCCCATAGATATGTGGAGTTTTGGCTGTATTCTGGTGGAGTTATTGACTGGATACCCTCTTTTTCCTGGAGAGGACGAGGGAGACCAACTGGCTTGTATGATGGAACTTCTGGGAATGCCACCTCAGAAGCTTTTGGATCAGTCCAAGCGAGCCAAGAACTTCATCAACTCCAAGGGTCACCCTCGCTACTGCACTGTAACTACACATGCAGACGGAAGAGTGACCCTTAACGGGAGTCGATCGCGCAGGGGTAAAATACGAGGTGCTCCAGGGAACAAGGACTGGGTGACAGCACTGAAAGGCTGCGACGATCCCTTGTTCATAGAGTTCTTGAAAGAATGTCTCAGCTGGGACCCTTCGGCACGCATGACTCCAAGTCAGGCTCTAAGGCACCCGTGGATTTGTAAACGAACGCCCAAACCGCCCAGCACTGACAAAACCTCCAGTAAACGGATATCGAGCTACACAAGTTCTTTCACGGGAATTGGTTCCAAGTTGCCTCCTGTAGTTGGGGTAGCGAACAAGCTGAGGGCGAATTTAACGTCCGACTCCAGTGGCAGTATACCTCTATGTACTGTGCTGCCAAAGCTGGTCAGCTAA
- the DYRK3 gene encoding dual specificity tyrosine-phosphorylation-regulated kinase 3 isoform X2, producing the protein MGAAPRRHHAAGQEAGGAPRGRFGDGLYDSYMRIDQIRYQESTNEEQSSSGLPSLGRSNVCSNKLAMKDHPLTGSQVKVEQLFEDSGNRRSSALQSAGITGSERSLPSLAKDKSIESLSTSKGGVSSSKAHKAISQAPEQAVKQYKHQLSAYEQQEIFNFSEIYFVGPAAKKRQGVIGGPNNGGYDDDQGSYIHVPHDHLAYRYEVLKIIGKGSFGQVAKVYDHKLHQHLALKMVRNEKRFHRQAAEEIRILEHLKKQDKTGSMNVIHMLESFTFRNHICMTFELLSMNLYELIKRNKFQGFSIQLVRKFAHSILQCLDALYRNKIIHCDLKPENILLKQQGRSGIKVIDFGSSCFEHQRVYTYIQSRFYRAPEVILGSRYGMPIDMWSFGCILVELLTGYPLFPGEDEGDQLACMMELLGMPPQKLLDQSKRAKNFINSKGHPRYCTVTTHADGRVTLNGSRSRRGKIRGAPGNKDWVTALKGCDDPLFIEFLKECLSWDPSARMTPSQALRHPWICKRTPKPPSTDKTSSKRISSYTSSFTGIGSKLPPVVGVANKLRANLTSDSSGSIPLCTVLPKLVS; encoded by the exons ATgggggccgccccccgccgccaccatgctgctgggcaggaagCCGGAGGCGCCCCTCGGGGCAg GTTTGGAGACGGATTATATGATTCCTATATGAGGATAGATCAGATCAGGTACCAAGAGTCTACAAATGAAGAACAAAGCTCCTCAGGACTTCCTTCCCTTGGAAGATCAAAT GTTTGTAGCAACAAACTTGCAATGAAGGATCACCCTCTGACTGGAAGTCAGGTCAAAGTGGAGCAATTATTCGAGGACTCTGGTAACAGAAGGAGTAGTGCTCTTCAGTCTGCAGGAATTACTGGTTCAGAAAGATCTCTTCCTTCCCTGGCAAAAGATAAGAGTATAGAGAGCTTAAGCACTTCTAAAGGTGGTGTTAGTTCCTCAAAAGCACACAAAGCCATTTCCCAAGCTCCAGAGCAAGCTGTCAAACAGTACAAACATCAATTATCTGCTTATGAGCAACAAGAGATATTCAATTTTTCCGAAATTTACTTTGTGGGTCCAGCTGCGAAAAAGAGGCAAGGAGTAATTGGTGGTCCCAACAATGGAGGCTACGACGATGACCAAGGCAGCTACATTCACGTGCCCCACGACCATCTTGCTTACAGGTATGAAGTGCTCAAAATCATTGGCAAGGGCAGTTTTGGACAAGTTGCTAAAGTCTACGATCACAAACTCCACCAACACTTAGCCTTAAAGATGGTTCGCAATGAGAAGAGATTCCATCGCCAAGCAGCGGAAGAAATCCGGATTCTGGAGCACCTGAAGAAGCAGGATAAAACTGGCAGCATGAATGTTATTCACATGCTGGAGAGCTTCACCTTTCGGAACCACATCTGTATGACTTTTGAACTCTTGAGTATGAACCTGTATGAgctgattaaaagaaataagtttCAGGGCTTCAGCATCCAGCTGGTACGCAAGTTTGCTCACTCGATACTGCAGTGCTTGGATGCTCTTTATAGGAACAAAATCATACACTGTGACTTGAAGCCAGAAAATATCCTCCTAAAACAGCAAGGGAGGAGCGGAATCAAGGTCATAGATTTTGGGTCCAGCTGTTTTGAGCACCAAAGAGTCTACACGTACATTCAGTCTCGATTTTATCGAGCACCAGAGGTAATCCTAGGAAGCCGCTATGGGATGCCCATAGATATGTGGAGTTTTGGCTGTATTCTGGTGGAGTTATTGACTGGATACCCTCTTTTTCCTGGAGAGGACGAGGGAGACCAACTGGCTTGTATGATGGAACTTCTGGGAATGCCACCTCAGAAGCTTTTGGATCAGTCCAAGCGAGCCAAGAACTTCATCAACTCCAAGGGTCACCCTCGCTACTGCACTGTAACTACACATGCAGACGGAAGAGTGACCCTTAACGGGAGTCGATCGCGCAGGGGTAAAATACGAGGTGCTCCAGGGAACAAGGACTGGGTGACAGCACTGAAAGGCTGCGACGATCCCTTGTTCATAGAGTTCTTGAAAGAATGTCTCAGCTGGGACCCTTCGGCACGCATGACTCCAAGTCAGGCTCTAAGGCACCCGTGGATTTGTAAACGAACGCCCAAACCGCCCAGCACTGACAAAACCTCCAGTAAACGGATATCGAGCTACACAAGTTCTTTCACGGGAATTGGTTCCAAGTTGCCTCCTGTAGTTGGGGTAGCGAACAAGCTGAGGGCGAATTTAACGTCCGACTCCAGTGGCAGTATACCTCTATGTACTGTGCTGCCAAAGCTGGTCAGCTAA